From Flavobacterium alkalisoli, the proteins below share one genomic window:
- a CDS encoding nuclear transport factor 2 family protein, with protein sequence MDNKTLASVLEKNLEQVWNQRNSEIRLQVIESLYEEDCGLFHVNHHIKGYGAINESVSGVLAQMPGDFIFTRLSPVVINNDLGRLIWGVGPKGKPPVQTGMDIVIFEQGRIRSLYVFLD encoded by the coding sequence ATGGATAATAAAACATTGGCTTCGGTTTTGGAAAAGAATCTGGAGCAGGTCTGGAACCAGCGTAACAGCGAGATAAGACTACAGGTAATTGAAAGCCTTTATGAGGAGGACTGCGGTTTGTTTCATGTTAATCACCACATAAAAGGATACGGCGCTATAAATGAGAGCGTGAGTGGTGTTCTGGCTCAGATGCCAGGGGATTTTATTTTTACCAGGCTCAGCCCCGTTGTCATTAATAATGATCTTGGCAGGCTGATCTGGGGTGTGGGCCCAAAGGGAAAACCACCGGTGCAGACCGGAATGGACATTGTCATTTTTGAGCAGGGGAGGATTAGGTCCCTGTATGTGTTCCTTGATTAA
- a CDS encoding amino acid ABC transporter substrate-binding protein has protein sequence MKTSPIRIGYSLSLTGPVSENAKAARLTHQIWERDINSRGGLLGRSVMLTCIDDRGDAAHAATIYRDLLDNDRVDLVLGGYGTNTLAASMPVVMEHKKFLIGLMGLGVNNELGYPNYFAMIPTGMRPNTALTEGFFELAAAQSPAPKTVVLLSAEAEFSINPVIGARANAAKYGLEVIKEFRYPLSTVDFTPVIEELGRVNADILFICSYLSDSVGLIKAISSGSYRPKMLGGAMIGPQSASVKTDLGPLLNGIVNYEYWVPVPKMEFTGVRELLAEYQRQAMVEKTDLLGYYVVPLAYAQLQVLEQAVRNTGSLNDEKLSEYCRGNAFETVMGTIRFAKGGEWEQARVVQVQFQNIRNKSIETFKDNATQVIVAPQSYASGTFMYPYSPDN, from the coding sequence ATGAAAACATCTCCAATCCGAATCGGCTATAGCCTCTCCCTTACAGGACCGGTATCTGAAAATGCAAAAGCTGCCAGGCTGACGCATCAGATCTGGGAACGGGATATCAACAGCAGGGGCGGCCTTTTGGGCCGCAGTGTAATGCTAACCTGTATCGATGACAGGGGTGATGCAGCACACGCCGCCACCATTTACAGGGACCTGCTGGATAATGACCGGGTAGATCTTGTTTTGGGTGGCTACGGAACCAATACGCTTGCCGCCTCGATGCCTGTTGTCATGGAACATAAAAAATTCCTGATCGGCCTGATGGGGCTGGGAGTAAATAACGAATTAGGGTATCCGAACTATTTTGCGATGATACCCACCGGAATGCGTCCGAATACGGCCCTTACCGAGGGTTTTTTTGAGCTTGCGGCCGCGCAAAGCCCCGCACCCAAAACGGTGGTATTGCTTTCCGCCGAGGCAGAATTTTCAATAAACCCTGTGATCGGGGCCAGGGCCAATGCGGCAAAGTACGGACTGGAAGTGATTAAAGAGTTCCGTTATCCCCTGTCAACGGTTGATTTTACCCCGGTTATCGAAGAGTTGGGCAGGGTTAATGCCGATATCTTATTTATCTGTTCCTACCTGAGTGATTCGGTAGGGCTTATCAAGGCGATCAGTAGCGGTTCCTATCGTCCCAAGATGCTGGGCGGTGCCATGATCGGCCCGCAGAGTGCCTCGGTAAAGACGGACCTTGGCCCCCTTCTAAACGGTATTGTCAATTATGAATATTGGGTTCCGGTGCCCAAAATGGAATTTACCGGTGTCAGGGAGCTTCTTGCTGAGTATCAGCGGCAGGCCATGGTAGAAAAAACGGATTTACTGGGCTATTACGTGGTACCCTTGGCCTATGCACAACTACAGGTACTGGAGCAGGCCGTGAGAAACACCGGCAGTTTGAACGATGAAAAATTATCCGAATACTGCAGGGGCAATGCCTTTGAGACTGTGATGGGCACCATCCGCTTTGCAAAGGGTGGTGAATGGGAGCAGGCGCGTGTGGTTCAGGTTCAGTTTCAGAATATAAGAAACAAAAGTATTGAAACCTTTAAAGACAACGCAACCCAGGTTATCGTAGCGCCCCAATCGTATGCCTCCGGAACCTTTATGTATCCTTATTCCCCTGATAATTAA
- a CDS encoding nuclear transport factor 2 family protein, whose amino-acid sequence MNNKEIVLKAMNELFHQKDSSAIERYWQESYLQHNPSMINGHKGLIELLPFLDKEFKWQPGIIVEQGDIVITHSLVHGWGPAPVIVVDIFRLEDGKIAEHWDVVQQETPASESASGNAMTSFNIAGYGK is encoded by the coding sequence ATGAACAATAAAGAAATCGTACTGAAAGCAATGAATGAATTGTTTCACCAAAAGGACAGCAGTGCCATAGAGCGCTATTGGCAGGAATCCTACCTGCAGCACAATCCCTCAATGATAAACGGACACAAGGGGCTGATAGAGCTGCTGCCCTTTCTTGATAAGGAATTTAAGTGGCAGCCCGGTATCATAGTGGAGCAGGGTGATATTGTGATTACCCACAGTCTTGTCCATGGCTGGGGTCCGGCCCCGGTTATCGTAGTGGATATCTTCCGACTGGAAGACGGTAAGATAGCGGAACATTGGGATGTAGTACAGCAGGAGACCCCAGCCTCAGAATCGGCCAGCGGTAATGCCATGACATCATTTAATATCGCAGGCTATGGCAAATAA
- a CDS encoding sigma 54-interacting transcriptional regulator yields the protein MDIYSDELHIAGTLMDNLPYEVVWLDSSGKIIFANTMFCKETGYSRKEISYLRIEDINITVTPESWKQHWEEVVQKGSLNFIATHKTKDGKFYTGEVFVQQFSFRGNRFICATFREITETSFYKNLIENTRVIGSVGGWELNLQDGSLMATACALNIFGTDDTEDLLPSRIIHQFADTERFRTLLGQVMRKGVAFDEVFELKGSPPRYIRAIAKPILKADKIYKISGVYQDVTEIKQKENDLTLYKTIIDNAQDLIYVYNDKAELLHYSESLIEKLGFSKKQLDGLTMFDLDPSLTPEFWESHFRELRERGSHRFEWLVSRKDGTKFPVDITASQLKYYGADYSCAVVRDITAKKMRDLELYEALQEIKSLKERLENENEYLQEEISSKINFKNIICDSEPYKKVLMQVDQVAPTETTVLITGESGTGKELLASAIHSNSRRKNRPLIKINCATLPKELIESELFGHKKGAFTGAVTNKMGKFALANGGTIFLDEIGELPLELQPKLLRVLQEGEFDELGGTKTIKVDVRIIAATNRDLKEMLREGLFREDLYYRLHVFPIYNLPLRDRRDDIPVLAQFFLEKYAAKAGKAFRRLSTQTIDCLMNYDFPGNIRELENLIERAVIVENGTTLRPGSWIPEKDVLVRPCGFVSFETKQRDYIIEVLDHTNWRISGPNGAAAILKMKDKTLFAKMKRLGIEKQVGLKVKT from the coding sequence ATGGATATTTACAGTGACGAATTGCATATTGCCGGAACCTTGATGGATAATCTACCCTATGAGGTGGTGTGGCTGGATAGTAGCGGTAAAATCATATTCGCCAATACAATGTTCTGTAAGGAAACGGGTTATAGCAGAAAAGAAATAAGTTATCTTAGGATTGAAGATATTAATATTACGGTAACGCCTGAAAGCTGGAAGCAGCATTGGGAAGAGGTAGTACAAAAAGGAAGTCTTAATTTTATTGCAACACACAAGACAAAAGACGGTAAATTCTATACAGGAGAAGTATTCGTGCAGCAGTTTTCATTTCGGGGGAATAGATTTATATGTGCGACTTTCAGGGAGATAACCGAGACCAGTTTTTATAAGAACCTGATAGAGAATACCCGGGTGATAGGAAGCGTGGGCGGTTGGGAACTGAACCTTCAGGACGGATCGCTTATGGCAACTGCCTGTGCACTGAATATATTCGGAACCGACGATACTGAAGATCTTTTGCCTTCACGAATTATTCATCAGTTTGCCGACACCGAGCGGTTTAGGACCCTGCTGGGGCAGGTCATGAGGAAAGGCGTCGCGTTTGATGAGGTTTTTGAGCTTAAGGGTAGCCCCCCAAGATATATCAGGGCAATCGCAAAGCCTATCCTGAAAGCCGATAAGATTTATAAGATATCGGGTGTGTATCAGGATGTCACCGAGATCAAGCAGAAGGAGAATGACCTCACACTCTATAAGACCATTATCGATAATGCTCAGGATCTTATCTATGTCTATAATGATAAGGCGGAATTACTGCACTACAGTGAATCACTGATCGAAAAACTGGGCTTCAGTAAGAAGCAGTTGGACGGATTAACGATGTTTGACCTTGACCCTTCTCTTACGCCGGAATTCTGGGAATCGCATTTCCGGGAACTCCGGGAAAGAGGATCGCACCGATTCGAATGGCTGGTTTCCAGAAAAGACGGTACGAAGTTCCCGGTGGACATTACCGCAAGCCAGCTGAAGTATTACGGTGCTGATTACAGTTGCGCCGTGGTACGCGATATCACCGCGAAGAAGATGCGTGATCTCGAGCTTTACGAGGCACTGCAGGAAATCAAGTCACTGAAGGAGCGTCTTGAGAATGAGAATGAGTACCTGCAGGAGGAGATCAGCAGCAAAATCAACTTCAAAAACATAATCTGTGACAGTGAACCCTACAAAAAGGTACTGATGCAGGTCGATCAGGTAGCCCCTACCGAAACCACGGTACTCATTACTGGTGAATCGGGTACTGGAAAGGAATTACTGGCCAGTGCCATCCACAGCAATAGCCGAAGAAAAAACCGTCCCCTTATCAAGATCAACTGTGCCACCCTGCCCAAGGAGCTTATCGAGAGTGAACTTTTCGGCCATAAAAAGGGTGCCTTTACCGGTGCGGTAACCAATAAGATGGGTAAGTTTGCCCTTGCCAACGGGGGTACCATCTTTCTGGATGAGATCGGAGAGTTGCCCCTTGAGCTTCAACCCAAGCTCTTACGGGTATTGCAGGAAGGTGAGTTCGACGAGCTGGGCGGAACCAAGACGATTAAGGTGGATGTCCGTATCATAGCAGCCACTAACAGGGACCTGAAGGAAATGCTTCGCGAAGGGCTTTTCCGAGAGGACCTGTACTACCGTCTTCATGTCTTTCCCATATACAATCTGCCCTTACGTGACCGCAGGGACGATATTCCTGTTTTGGCGCAGTTTTTCCTGGAGAAATATGCTGCAAAGGCAGGCAAGGCTTTCCGTCGTTTATCGACTCAGACCATCGACTGTCTGATGAATTATGACTTCCCCGGTAATATCAGGGAACTCGAAAATCTCATTGAGCGTGCGGTAATAGTGGAAAACGGTACAACGCTAAGACCGGGCAGCTGGATACCCGAAAAGGATGTTTTGGTCCGTCCCTGTGGCTTTGTTTCCTTTGAGACCAAACAGCGGGATTATATCATTGAGGTGCTTGACCATACCAACTGGCGCATCAGCGGGCCTAACGGTGCCGCGGCAATCCTAAAGATGAAAGACAAGACCTTATTTGCCAAAATGAAGCGGCTGGGCATTGAAAAGCAGGTCGGGCTCAAGGTAAAGACATAA
- a CDS encoding hydrolase produces MNKIPKIGLEGLLRPEDSIVVLIDHQPYQFTNLNSHEPTMVINNVVGLAKAAKVFNVPTLLTTVIEERGGYIIKGLQDVFPEQKPINRTFINTWEDPKVTDIVKESGRKQLIIAGLWTEICVAMPAIQAIGEGYDVFVVTDASGSTSAEAHDMAVRRMVQVGIVPINWIAVVSEWQRDWARAETATALSQVVLEHMGASGIALAWELQLLATPVPKENQ; encoded by the coding sequence ATGAACAAAATTCCAAAAATCGGACTTGAGGGGCTATTGCGACCTGAAGACAGTATCGTAGTGCTGATCGATCATCAGCCTTACCAATTTACCAACCTTAACAGTCATGAACCCACGATGGTCATAAATAATGTTGTAGGGCTTGCCAAGGCGGCAAAAGTTTTCAACGTGCCGACCTTACTAACTACCGTTATTGAAGAGCGCGGGGGGTACATTATCAAAGGGCTTCAGGATGTATTTCCGGAGCAAAAACCCATCAACAGGACTTTTATCAATACCTGGGAAGACCCGAAGGTAACTGATATTGTCAAAGAAAGTGGCCGTAAGCAGCTTATAATTGCGGGCTTATGGACAGAGATATGTGTGGCCATGCCTGCCATTCAGGCAATAGGGGAAGGTTATGACGTATTTGTGGTTACTGACGCCAGTGGTTCTACCTCTGCGGAGGCGCATGATATGGCGGTACGCCGTATGGTCCAGGTAGGGATAGTGCCCATTAACTGGATTGCGGTGGTGTCAGAATGGCAACGTGACTGGGCGCGCGCCGAAACAGCTACAGCGCTTTCCCAGGTGGTCTTGGAACATATGGGGGCAAGCGGTATTGCCCTGGCTTGGGAGCTACAGCTTTTAGCAACTCCGGTGCCGAAAGAGAATCAATAA
- a CDS encoding pirin family protein — protein sequence MKKKTSFSTKGQRADIGELTIYRLLANRYSDAVGPFVFLDHIVPKVRSSAGNTGTGAHPHRGIATLSYIIEGEDEHFDSAGNYAKVYSGGIQWMKAGNGIIHDETLNTDSQSGGNSTHAFQFWINLPSENKAEKPEYLAIQRSEVPQKALPGGHGSIKVIAGDYEELHSRIPDYSKQFLYHIELNPTGNFILSFDQDIEVAAVLPIGNMSLNGVEYETGEFVEFDRDAGEIVLENTTGKNADVLLFGGEHYREPIVAEGPFVMNSAAGIAEAYRDYYAGKYGRIKRPESGDSEKRSH from the coding sequence ATGAAAAAGAAAACAAGCTTTTCAACAAAAGGACAACGGGCAGATATCGGGGAACTGACCATCTACAGGCTTCTGGCCAACAGGTATAGTGATGCGGTAGGACCTTTTGTGTTTCTGGACCATATCGTCCCGAAGGTCCGGTCCTCAGCAGGTAACACCGGAACCGGCGCGCATCCCCATAGGGGCATTGCTACCTTAAGCTATATCATAGAAGGTGAGGATGAGCATTTTGACAGCGCCGGTAATTACGCAAAAGTATATTCGGGAGGTATCCAGTGGATGAAGGCCGGTAATGGAATCATTCATGATGAGACCCTTAATACCGACTCACAAAGCGGCGGTAATAGCACCCATGCCTTCCAGTTCTGGATCAACCTTCCCTCAGAGAACAAGGCTGAAAAACCGGAATACCTGGCCATTCAAAGGAGCGAGGTTCCTCAAAAAGCATTACCCGGAGGCCATGGCAGCATTAAGGTGATTGCCGGGGATTATGAAGAGCTGCACTCGAGAATACCGGACTACTCAAAGCAGTTCCTTTATCATATAGAACTGAACCCTACCGGTAATTTCATCCTTTCCTTTGATCAGGATATCGAGGTTGCCGCTGTTTTGCCTATTGGCAACATGAGTCTTAACGGCGTAGAATATGAGACAGGGGAGTTTGTGGAATTTGACCGTGATGCCGGTGAGATTGTATTGGAGAACACCACAGGAAAAAATGCCGATGTACTGCTCTTTGGCGGAGAACACTACAGGGAGCCCATTGTGGCCGAGGGGCCCTTTGTGATGAACAGTGCTGCCGGGATAGCGGAAGCATACCGGGACTATTATGCCGGTAAGTATGGACGTATAAAGCGGCCTGAATCGGGAGATTCTGAAAAGCGTAGCCATTAG
- a CDS encoding MoaF-related domain-containing protein: MANKLTGKRYLMDVGILKTELHFESESSMVFTVLDGGGLTDKGHSERVAITLAEIRPDVYMIAWKEASGATVTHVEDHQNGVIYSNATLPDGSFYTMRGTVKPL, translated from the coding sequence ATGGCAAATAAACTAACAGGCAAAAGGTACCTTATGGATGTAGGTATCCTGAAAACGGAACTGCATTTCGAATCGGAAAGCAGTATGGTATTTACGGTCTTAGATGGTGGAGGCCTTACTGATAAAGGCCATTCGGAAAGAGTGGCTATCACCCTGGCGGAAATACGGCCCGATGTATATATGATAGCATGGAAGGAAGCTTCCGGAGCGACAGTTACCCATGTGGAAGATCATCAAAACGGCGTGATCTACAGCAATGCCACCTTACCTGACGGTAGTTTTTATACCATGAGGGGCACTGTAAAGCCCTTATAG